Genomic DNA from Solanum dulcamara chromosome 4, daSolDulc1.2, whole genome shotgun sequence:
CAGGCTAGAAATCAAACTTCACTAAagtatgtgtgtgtattttttttttcttgggaCAATTACGTGTTATTTTAAGCTACACATTGAGAAGAATTTTCAACAATTTGGTTTTAGCTAAAACAATTTATAGGTTAAAGTTATAGTAACAATAAAATTTGGATCAAGAGATCTCTCCAttcttaattaaatattaatttttggtTTTGATTCTTGAGAATACTGAAAAAACTTTTGTTGAGAATATTGTCTTTAGAAATGACCCCTACAATACGCGAGTTGACACTGAGCAAGAAATTAAAACACCAACAAAAAGAAACAATAAGACGCGGTCATGCATTATGAAATATGGACCATTTATCAAGTGGGATTTCTAGACTTATGAATGATGACCAATGAGTGCCGTTCCTTACCGGTAGTCATGCTCTAATCATTTGACATTcttaaaaaggaaaacaaaagacTTATTAAGTTGTAAGCACCAATAGTATAAAGAGTTTTTACAAAGTATTAATGTAGCTAGCTTAACCTGACGATATGTCTTTCAAGTTAATTACTAATTAAAGCTAATTGCACAGAATTTAAAACTCCTGGTGAAAAAAGATTGATTCCTACATTGCTTCTACCTGCAAGTagaacaataatgataatagcTAAACCAAAAGATAGTTGAAAAGTTCCACTAGcgaaaatgaaaatattactaaGGGCTCCCCTGCACAAGGATATAATTCATTTGGAGATTTCTCATGCCCTAGGTCATAATCTTGTTTATGACATGTTGCACaatccttattattattatttattttacaaaGGAGTTTGCGATCACTATCGTCCAGCTGTGCATAATGTCTTcacatcataaatcataaatcgCAAATCACACAAAAAAACGATAATTCACTAAGATCCATGCAACAAGCTTTAACGAGAAAACATAAAAGGGGTTTCGAACCTGAGAACCCTCATTTAGAAGATCACCTTCAAACTAATTCATACTCACTATACCAAAAAGTAATCTTTAGCGGCAATTGATTAACGACAATAGCTTAATTGTCgctaaatatgtatttttagaGGCAACTAGCACTCTTTATAAATGTCCCTAAAGTCTATAGCGACATTGAATTCAATGACAATCAATTAATGGCGGTAAAAATTTTAACATTCTTTGTTaatgtatatagatttattatCGCTAAAAGTTGTTTTTGTTGTAATAATTGtcctttttactttttttttgaaatttgtgaaaagctgtatattttctttttattactCCCTTCAtccattttttatttgtttactatactaaaaatagatttCCAACAATATTTGtctaatttatgaaatcaagagataatttacatttatttcctaatttacccttatcattaattaatagTCTTTTTCCTATTACATTTTTCAAGACATTGTATTTATTATGTTCAAAGGGTAATATGGTAAAATTacccttctatttatagtttcttAAGAATTGTGTAAAGTCAATAATGGACAAGTAAAGATGAACGGAAAGGAGTATGTTGATGCCGGAATAAAGTTTAATCCCTCGTTAGAATTTTATAGGGACTAACATAAGGATTTCAAATACCTAGAAATTCATAGCGATTAGTTATGGCACCTATATAGGATCGATCTACCTAGGAACTGAACTTTTGCCTAAATTTAAGGTTAATCCACGTTGTTTCTCTTCTCTAATTACCGTTTCACATTTAACATGGGCCGGGTGTTTCGTTTGTGGAGGTATAACCCGTTTTGGTATCCACTAGTTAAATAGAATCTTATAAACTAGACTTCTTGTTTCTTTGATCAAATAAATGGAATTTTACATTATCAAAGAACTAAATTTTTTCAAGGTATTTATTAAATGTAAATTAGTAAAAAATACATCTCACCTTCTAAGCTTTAGTTTTTCTAAGGGGTGTGTCCAAACTAAAAACGTTACTCATTTTGAAACAGATAAAGTATCTTAGTATTAAATAACTACGTAAAATAATATTAGTAGAAGCAAATTTTTAAAGTTTCAAATCATCGCTAACAAGGTtagttaaataaaatatacttctaattattttttttgaaagaatgTGTTAGTCGATATGCGCTAAGTAATATAGAATGAAGGGagtatatatattcaattaattttgcTCATATGAGAAAATTTTGGTCTCCGCCATTCTACGTACTTGGATAAAAATTTTCCTTCACCATCTTTTTCATGCAAGGATTGTCAAACTCCCACACCCACAAGACTTTTCTTTTACTTATTGTAATTTGTAACACAATCTTATTTTCACACTGAGATCGTCCACGGTCCAACTATTCTGTCTTCcttttataaagaaaattctctgcatatatatattagacCTTAAATGGTCTGACTACTTACGAACTTTCTGTTTAAGTATTACCTATAATTCATATTGTACAGGGTAAAAATATGCAAGATACGTAGCCAAGTTAGTTAAAGACACGTGAAGATTGGGTGCGTCGTAATTATTAAGTGTATGAATTATTTCCCTTATTTAAATTAGTTCTTTATCTCTGCTGTTGCTATTTAGATCATTTATTGGGGTAAACTTGATTTGATTTGTTAAAAAGCAAGATATGGAATGAGTATTATGGACTAGGACAATACACGTGGcctccaagaatttcaagaacatTAATGTACATAAACCTTTTGGAAAAAGAATCTAAAAAAGAGGTAAACTTTATGCTCCACTTGCCTAATGGAGGACCACACCTATCTTAACTCGTCCAATCTAGTTTTGATGGAGGTATTACTCCCTAGTTGTCAATTTTAGTAAATTAAAagagtttaatattttttttcgtaCTACTTTTAATATTAGATAATtatctaaagtaataataattaaatttagagtttaaaatattattaataaaattaatttaaagacTACGTTAAGTTAACATGCGGTAAAATAAAACGTTGTAGTATTTGACAGTATCAACAATCAAAGGTAGCCAAGTGAAGTTTCGCTTTACATAAATTTGTCAATTGTTCAGAATATATGTAGATTCTCCCACTATTGCGGAAAACGACACTTGTGGAGATGAACTCCTTGACGGCAAATACTCTTCttcttatatattttatttgacttTTTCTTCATCTAATAAAATGggtcaaatttcaaaaatatcattaattagtataaaattgaTATATTCCAACATTTCACATAGGAAAAGACGACCACAAATTTCAGACAACGCGTTCTATTTTATAATGAATACATTCCGGCCTTTCTTATGAAAATGCAATTTGTCTACGTAGAAATATTCTATACGTTCATAATATGGAGGAGAGAAGTATCAAAAATATCTCTGAATTTGGCGCGGATTATTAGTTTCATTCCTGAATTATTCACAAGCTTAAAAATACCACTCAATTTGACGAATTAAGCTTAAATACACCCCTCCTGTGCCATGTGGCATAGCATGTGCCTACAATTTATTTAAGCGCGTGAAAAGTTTAAAAATGTCACATCAATCTTATTTTTTCATAGAATTATCAAAAACACCCCCGAACTTGGCGCATATTATTGGTTTCGTCCCTAAATTAATGGCAGGCTTAAAAACACGCTAATTTCGGGAGTGTTTtttaatatttctctctttttaatttttttatatatatatatatatatatatatgccacatCAGTTAAAAAAAACCACGTGTAACATGTGAATGACacatttttatgtatgaaatggAAGAGGTGTATTTCTCGCTAATATGGAGAGAGTaatgtttgtttttttttttggaaaaaaaaggtgGAAAACTTTTGTCAAAACATGCATTACATTAAATgcattatatatgttttttttaatcacTTTTTATCTCTTAATAATAACTATATAATAACAAGTATTTAGCGGCATGTAAcgttaaatgaaaaaaataattattttccttatttgaACTTAAACGAAAGAACTAAAGAATAACGAGATGAAGAAGCTTACGAGAGGAACGGCGTTACTCGTTAGGCTCTTTTCTTAATTTACCATAAATGTTTTCTTTCCAGAAAAGCATCAAATTTATACATGTACTAATTAAGTACTTTATGaaattgagtaattttgtcatCTATTATATGTTTTGGGTCTAATTTTATACCAACAAATATATTTGTAGACATTGAAATTTTATAGGACACTACAAGATAAGTTTTATTTCAGTATAGATTTCATGGAGGCTACTCTACCCTACATCTTAATATATGCCTATATAAAATGTATTATATTCCCTTGAAaagacattttaaaattttcaacaaattcatgaaatattcATCAAAAGATCAGAATATGTCAAACTCTTCTTgataatcaaatacttcaagaagatccaCAAATCTTTTCATGGagatcaacttcaaatcatCTAAGCTAGTTCGAGAAATATGACACTAACGGTCTTGAATTACGATGGAGATCAAATATAAATCAttctaatttgaaaaataagcCATTAATGGTCCTCGAATTACGGAgaaattcaaaaagaagaatcaagaaaataaacagATTTGTACCCGCactatttatcaataaaattatgtttcttcatattttatttgtgactctaatttattttctatcacattaaaattatttttttttcaaactattTTAACATGTAGCGTTCACTTACTTTAAACTTGAACTCTATTAATGGGAACGGATATAAATGAATCCAAAGTATAATGAAATGTAAAATTGGAAATTTCCTTCCCTATTTCTTTAAATCTGGCCTTAAATTTTCATTAACACAACtaattaaatcacttcaatttGCTTTTAATTATACTCTTCCTACACTTAATATGCACCAAGTGTGAGTAACGTTTTCCTAAAttattcttcttcattttagTAAACTCACAGTATACAATATGACTTATCATAGAAGCAGTGAATTGAATAATACAAGTGACCAGAAAAATATCTACGTGCATGCCGACTTTGACAGACAGATAACTATAAAATGTTGAAAACTGTACATAATTTGAAAAAACATTTTCaataaaaatcattttcttGTATGCACCCCTTTCCTTTCCCATTTCATGGGGAAATGAGGCTTGGAGTTTCGAAAACTGTCTTTCTCAATGTTGCAATTGTAAAACTTCttaaaatacattaaaaaagaaataattttccATCTGAACAGCTGGACTAGTATAACTATAGCAAATGTCCTAATTTAATACTCCCTCCATGCGCTATTATCTTTCTAATTTAATACTCTCTCTATTTCACGTTaatttttgtactttttttattattcaaaataatttaattgtttaaagtttaacataaatatttaaattgttCTTATATTTGCCATTTTctttaatgatgttttatattTTTAGGAGATAAATTGCATTAACTTGGAAATAAACAAAAAGACAATAGTAAAAAATACGATTTAAATTACTCTCTCCattttaaaataagtgaattgGTGGGCCTTTTTTCgtattttaaaataagtgaattgCTCAAATTTTAAGAGAGTTGTtgaaaatttcttttattttgccCCTTATTTACATTTTTTGAGTGATAATTTCTTAAGAAcactaattaatataaatattttaccaCAATATCAATATTAATTTATGTATAGTCTTAATTAGAtctaaaaaaatgatttaaaaataaataatcaatgttaccgataaataaataaaaaatatcttaatataCTAAAAATGTCAATTaaaaaactaaatatttattttaaatataataaacaaaaaatCAAGCATGAGGATTACTTACATCAAGTTAATGAGCGTTGGTAAAAAAGTTGGCCATTCTCCTCAAAATTCACAAGCCATTAATGTTACTGAATGATGTTTACCTACACTTAAAATTGTTTGTATCGAAAAAAACTTCATTCACCCTATAAGATATGCCAACACACTATTTTTTTGCGAGTTGTagttgttaattgttatacttgaaATTGTTTTACTAAATACTCTACTAAGGCAGAagtagaagaaaaaaagaaaagaagataaacaCAAATACGGAAAGAAATATCAGTTTTAAAGGCAAAAATCaaaatggtcaagaaaagcCAAAGACACAGAAAGAGATCGGAAGTTTCCTATATAACTAACTGTACATTAACAAACTATTCTTACATAACAAATGAAACCTccgaaaataaaattaaaaaagacaaaaaacaaaaacaaaaaggatTTAAAAAAACTACAAAATTCCCTTAAAACAACTCCTCCAACCGTCTCTGGAATAATTATCGTCATCATCAAATAATATCACCACTTGGGTTCACACCTTTCGGGGTTACCCGACCCGACCCTGTTGGATCCGGGTCTGGACACGCTCAAACTCCGAGATCCGACAAGGAATCGTTATACCACCCGGGTGATTGAACCCGAATTCTTCTTCAGCCTCTCTCAACAACTCACTAAACAAAGggtgatttatatatattacaGGAACCAAAACCCGTTTATAATCACCGTCTTTCTGACCCACATAAACCGCCAAGTGACCTTTCGGCACCGTTACACTTTCCTCCCGAATCGAATCTTGCCCGACATGCATGTAACCCCTACCCGACCCGGAATAATGGGACTTGCTGCAAATAGCAGCCTTGGCTCTCGTCTTGAGACGGTGGGTCCAGCTCAAGAACCTAGAAATTGAATTAGTACCCCAACACGGAAGTGGGTCCAGCCGGCGGTACCTCGCCGCCGATCTCCGTCGCCGGAACACGCATCGGAAAATTGTAGTGACCCGGTGTTTGAGAACAAAACCTCGGAACCTGCgcatctttttataaatttatgtaCCAGGAAAAgctgaaaaaaattaaataagaagactttttttttgtgtgaGTGATGGGGTTTCAAGAAAAAGGCCAGGGATCAGCTATGGACATAGCTAACCTAAATAGGTTAAGAAAAAATTCAGAAAGAGAAATTGGTATATTGAACATGGCTATTACAATTTGATTTTTTCATCAGAAAAAAGATATTTAGTGgagatttaaaagaaaattagaggacgaaattgaagaagaagatgtagaGTGTGTGAATTAGAGATATGAAGAAGTGAAGGAGGGCGTCATTTTATATAGAGTAATTCCACTTGACATTGAATTGGGCGAATCTGCGGCTAATtgtaactaaaaataaaataagaaaatagtaCATGTACGTATACTACGGAAAACATGTAACTTTTGAACACTTTTTATTTGTGAACTACATAtgttcacttttatttattcattaattaagtaattaattttaaaaaaatataaaaaaaattatcctcTCTTATATGTATAAAACGACAAGTAATATATTTTATTCGTTCATTTTACTTATtctttatacaaaaataaataaatctatTTTCACTTGTCTAGATTGAAATATAAAAAGATAATGTATTACTCATTGTCTaatttacttttattattagttatattttaatttatttttaaaatattaaatttattatataaaaataaatatactaaaattattttttattatttcattaattactttatatgatttatCAAGTCAAATATGAAGAATAGTAATGAGTAAGATGAAGTATTTGAAAGATTGCGTGTTTAATTTTCATTTGGGAGGTTATGCATTCTGGTGAACGCCGCAGTCACGTtatcgttttttttttttcaaagttggAGGGCTTATGTATGCAATATGCAGGGAATAAAGAAGCTGAAGAAAATTAAATGTGAATTTTTATACGAATTATTAAAGGCAAATTAAAGATCGATTTGCATTGAAAGAGGACCAATAAGGTGAGGATACGTAATAAGTGTGCGGGCGTTTTGCTTCAGCAAATAGGGGAAGT
This window encodes:
- the LOC129884773 gene encoding auxin-responsive protein SAUR36-like, whose protein sequence is MRRFRGFVLKHRVTTIFRCVFRRRRSAARYRRLDPLPCWGTNSISRFLSWTHRLKTRAKAAICSKSHYSGSGRGYMHVGQDSIREESVTVPKGHLAVYVGQKDGDYKRVLVPVIYINHPLFSELLREAEEEFGFNHPGGITIPCRISEFERVQTRIQQGRVG